One Moorella sp. E308F genomic region harbors:
- the dsrO gene encoding sulfate reduction electron transfer complex DsrMKJOP subunit DsrO, with protein sequence METSRRNFLKAGGACLLGLTIWPAVKSFAGNNTDDIAPPEAPAGKKWGLVIDMQKCWPQYQEGCRKCFLACQRAHNIPDIANKEEEIKWIWTEPFENAFPEQEHEYLTASIKGKPFIVLCNHCENPPCVRVCPTKATFKRRDGIVMMDYHRCIGCRYCMAACPYGARSFNFSDPRPFIKEINTAYPTREKGVVEKCNFCVERIDTGLPPACVEACPVGALIFGDLDDPNSEARKILASRYTIQRKPELATHPSVYYLV encoded by the coding sequence ATGGAAACGAGCAGGAGAAATTTCTTAAAAGCCGGTGGTGCATGTCTCTTGGGGCTCACCATCTGGCCGGCAGTTAAAAGCTTCGCTGGCAACAACACGGATGATATAGCGCCTCCAGAAGCCCCGGCCGGCAAGAAGTGGGGCCTGGTCATCGATATGCAGAAGTGCTGGCCGCAATATCAGGAAGGATGCCGGAAGTGTTTCCTGGCCTGCCAGAGGGCCCACAACATACCTGATATTGCCAATAAAGAAGAGGAAATCAAGTGGATCTGGACGGAGCCCTTTGAAAACGCTTTTCCGGAGCAGGAGCATGAGTACCTTACCGCCAGTATCAAAGGCAAACCCTTTATTGTGCTCTGCAACCACTGTGAAAACCCGCCCTGTGTGAGGGTCTGCCCCACAAAGGCAACCTTTAAACGCCGGGACGGTATCGTTATGATGGATTATCACCGTTGCATAGGCTGCCGCTACTGCATGGCTGCCTGCCCTTACGGCGCCAGGAGCTTTAACTTCAGCGACCCGCGGCCTTTTATTAAAGAAATAAACACGGCATATCCCACCCGGGAGAAGGGTGTCGTGGAAAAATGCAATTTCTGCGTCGAGAGGATTGACACCGGCTTACCGCCGGCGTGCGTCGAAGCATGCCCGGTGGGGGCACTGATCTTTGGAGACCTGGACGACCCCAACTCTGAGGCGAGAAAGATACTGGCCAGCCGTTATACCATTCAGCGTAAACCCGAACTTGCGACCCACCCCAGCGTTTATTACCTCGTCTAG
- a CDS encoding DVU0298 family protein, protein MKRELAFKPTCPFCGLPVARPKEQVTRRPNEMPVGSCSCGAVYACDVTGHNLGAAFIEALVFSCNMDWDLAWGLLPEEDYLEKVVENYDYETHLIVPDGFYEGRRISGALYFIKLHPDILEFTLQGVQKKLARAAAISSKASMAPPGEKRFTKKDIEALVKEYQVEALLKIATSDSRLIRDLQRLLYSGDELLRLRAAEILGKAAAIIAQKDPQTIARLLQRLLTSVTDPGASCWGAIDAAGAIIASIPETFAGYIPALYQLLTDTTLRPRALRAISNIARVKPDLIRPASLRFLQFLQDPDAETRGYTAWLLGNLGATAARDMLEGLLKDGQPVTFYENGTLQKKTVGLLASEALARM, encoded by the coding sequence ATGAAGCGCGAGCTTGCCTTCAAACCGACCTGCCCCTTTTGCGGGTTGCCCGTTGCCAGACCAAAAGAGCAGGTTACCCGCCGGCCGAACGAAATGCCAGTAGGGTCCTGTTCCTGCGGTGCGGTCTATGCCTGCGATGTAACCGGCCACAATCTGGGAGCGGCTTTCATAGAAGCCCTGGTCTTCAGCTGTAACATGGACTGGGATCTGGCCTGGGGCCTGCTTCCGGAAGAAGATTACCTGGAAAAAGTGGTTGAGAACTACGACTATGAAACGCATTTAATCGTTCCCGACGGGTTTTATGAGGGCAGAAGAATCTCCGGTGCCCTCTATTTCATTAAACTGCACCCGGATATCCTCGAGTTTACCCTTCAAGGTGTGCAAAAAAAATTGGCGCGGGCCGCCGCCATTTCCTCTAAAGCATCTATGGCACCCCCGGGCGAAAAGAGGTTCACTAAAAAAGACATCGAAGCCCTGGTAAAGGAATACCAGGTGGAGGCCCTGTTAAAAATAGCCACGTCTGACAGCCGCCTCATCAGGGATCTGCAGCGGCTTCTCTATAGCGGCGATGAGTTGCTGCGCTTGCGGGCCGCCGAAATTTTAGGTAAAGCAGCTGCCATTATTGCACAGAAGGATCCGCAAACCATTGCCAGGCTGCTGCAACGATTATTAACCTCTGTCACAGATCCCGGTGCTTCATGCTGGGGGGCCATCGACGCCGCCGGCGCCATTATCGCCAGCATCCCGGAAACCTTTGCCGGGTACATTCCAGCTCTGTACCAGTTGCTCACTGACACAACCCTTCGGCCCCGGGCCCTGCGGGCCATCAGCAATATTGCCCGGGTAAAACCCGATCTCATCCGCCCGGCCAGCTTGCGCTTTCTCCAGTTTCTCCAGGACCCGGATGCTGAAACCCGGGGCTATACGGCCTGGCTCCTCGGCAACTTAGGCGCGACAGCGGCCAGGGATATGCTGGAGGGCCTCCTTAAGGACGGGCAACCAGTAACCTTTTACGAGAACGGTACCTTGCAAAAAAAGACCGTGGGTCTACTGGCGTCTGAAGCCCTGGCCAGAATGTGA
- a CDS encoding cytochrome c biogenesis protein ResB produces MSADAGLFPLTTVRSLVYTHSKTGVMVLSGNNRERPHFAFLSSMKLGLLLLLLLGVLASLGSFLPQGQPAGFYRAYYGEVPGRLIVLLSLDHLYRSWWFMTLGALLAVNILACSLRRIKKAPDLRSWGSVMLHLSILVILTGAVISGVMAQHAYVEIGTGDSLDLTARGFPGYALRVREFKIEYYENLQPRQYISSVSLKTADGQEIERDIQVNRPLKFKGLKIYQTSYGWLARGQAVINGKALPFDLPSGRGLDIDPGKNVRLVFFFIPDFDEQGGRLHSRSPLPNNPRLVAMLFQDQQVKAKEVLAEKETKAVGGYPVTFSGYRYYTGLEIKKDPGVGVLYAGFFILLVGLIIRYLVPEKHERWR; encoded by the coding sequence ATGTCTGCTGATGCCGGCCTGTTCCCGTTGACCACTGTACGGTCGCTGGTGTATACTCATTCTAAAACCGGGGTGATGGTTTTGTCCGGTAACAACCGGGAACGCCCGCATTTTGCCTTTTTATCATCCATGAAACTGGGACTTTTGCTTTTATTGCTTCTGGGAGTCCTGGCTTCCCTGGGGAGCTTCCTTCCCCAGGGCCAGCCCGCGGGGTTCTACCGCGCTTATTACGGAGAAGTACCGGGAAGGTTGATTGTCCTCCTGTCCCTGGACCATTTATACCGCAGCTGGTGGTTTATGACCCTCGGGGCACTTCTAGCCGTCAATATCTTGGCCTGCTCTCTGCGGCGGATCAAGAAAGCTCCGGACCTGCGTAGCTGGGGGTCAGTCATGCTGCACTTAAGTATCCTGGTTATCCTGACCGGGGCGGTCATATCCGGCGTTATGGCCCAGCACGCCTATGTCGAAATCGGCACCGGCGACAGCCTCGACCTGACCGCCAGAGGTTTCCCGGGCTACGCCTTAAGAGTTAGGGAATTTAAAATTGAATATTACGAAAACCTCCAGCCCAGGCAATACATTAGCAGCGTCTCCCTTAAAACAGCTGACGGCCAGGAAATTGAGCGGGACATCCAGGTAAACCGTCCTTTAAAATTTAAGGGTTTGAAAATTTACCAGACCAGTTACGGCTGGCTGGCCCGGGGACAGGCCGTTATTAACGGTAAAGCACTACCTTTTGACCTGCCCAGTGGCCGGGGTCTCGACATCGACCCGGGCAAAAATGTAAGGCTGGTCTTTTTCTTTATTCCTGATTTTGATGAACAGGGGGGCAGGTTACATTCACGTTCACCCCTGCCAAATAACCCCAGGCTGGTGGCTATGCTTTTCCAGGATCAACAAGTAAAGGCGAAAGAAGTGCTGGCCGAGAAGGAGACAAAGGCAGTAGGTGGTTATCCCGTTACCTTTTCCGGCTACCGTTATTACACGGGACTTGAGATCAAAAAAGACCCCGGCGTTGGTGTACTTTACGCCGGCTTTTTCATCTTGCTGGTGGGTTTGATTATCAGGTACCTGGTACCGGAAAAGCATGAGAGGTGGCGCTAA
- the dsrP gene encoding sulfate reduction electron transfer complex DsrMKJOP subunit DsrP — protein MLVKALTGSKRYWGWITLLLVLIGTGFTCYLWQLDKGLTITGMSRDVSWGLYISQFTFLVGVAASAVMVVLPYYLHNVKAFGRITILGEFLAVAALIMCLLFVLVDVGKPMRILNMIFYPTPNSMFFWDMIALNGYLLLNIIAGWHALEAEYKAVPPPAWTKVLVYISIPWAVSIHTVTAFLYAGLPGRHYWLTAIMAARFLASAFASGPALLILLCYIIKRVSKFDPGREAIQKLAAIVTYATIVSTFFIGLEFFTAFYSQVPAHGIYTLKYLFAGLDGHSRLVSWMWAFAILVVFALVLLINPGTRTRDSYLQLACAAVFVSMWIEKGIGLVIGGFVPNPFERVTEYVPTLPEILIALGVWATGFLVLTFLYKIAISVKEETV, from the coding sequence ATGCTGGTAAAGGCTTTAACTGGGAGCAAAAGATACTGGGGCTGGATAACCCTTTTACTCGTCCTTATCGGGACCGGTTTTACCTGCTACCTCTGGCAGTTGGATAAAGGGCTGACCATTACCGGTATGAGCAGGGATGTTTCCTGGGGGCTGTACATCAGCCAGTTTACCTTCCTGGTGGGGGTGGCGGCCTCGGCAGTCATGGTCGTCCTGCCTTATTACCTGCATAATGTCAAAGCCTTCGGCAGGATTACCATCCTGGGAGAGTTCCTGGCTGTTGCCGCCCTGATCATGTGCCTGCTGTTCGTACTAGTCGATGTCGGTAAGCCCATGCGAATTCTTAATATGATCTTCTATCCCACCCCCAACTCGATGTTTTTCTGGGATATGATCGCGCTGAACGGGTACCTCCTTTTAAACATCATTGCCGGCTGGCATGCCCTGGAGGCAGAATATAAAGCCGTTCCGCCCCCGGCCTGGACAAAGGTATTGGTTTATATCTCCATCCCCTGGGCTGTTAGCATTCATACGGTTACGGCCTTCCTCTACGCCGGCCTGCCGGGCAGGCACTACTGGCTGACGGCCATTATGGCGGCCCGCTTCCTGGCGTCGGCATTTGCTTCCGGTCCGGCCCTGCTGATCCTGCTGTGCTATATCATTAAACGGGTCAGTAAATTTGATCCCGGCAGGGAAGCTATCCAAAAGCTGGCGGCAATAGTCACCTACGCCACCATCGTCAGTACCTTTTTTATCGGGTTGGAATTTTTCACCGCCTTTTACAGCCAGGTACCGGCCCATGGTATATATACCCTCAAGTACCTCTTTGCCGGCCTGGATGGTCATAGCAGGCTCGTTTCCTGGATGTGGGCCTTTGCCATCCTGGTGGTTTTCGCCCTGGTGCTTTTGATTAACCCAGGAACGCGTACCAGGGATAGTTACCTCCAGTTAGCCTGCGCGGCGGTTTTTGTTTCCATGTGGATTGAAAAGGGAATAGGTCTGGTCATTGGCGGCTTTGTCCCCAATCCCTTTGAAAGGGTTACCGAGTACGTGCCCACTCTGCCGGAAATCTTAATTGCTCTGGGCGTCTGGGCAACCGGCTTCCTGGTACTTACCTTTCTGTATAAAATAGCAATTAGCGTCAAAGAAGAGACAGTCTAG
- the dsrK gene encoding sulfate reduction electron transfer complex DsrMKJOP subunit DsrK, with amino-acid sequence MASLPKPDELLAINYKPPRTGWMDTPVKFRRGTYLYGAKPKNLEAVGLPNPREWSPEDEDWKLPENWREIILEGLRERLGRFRSLQIFMDACVRCGACADKCHFFIGTGDPKNMPVLRAELLRSVYRKDFTTAGKLLGKLFGARELTLDVLKEWYYYFFQCTECRRCSVFCPFGIDTAEITMIARELLNLVGCNIDWIAAPVANCYRTGNHVGIEPHAFKDMVEFCVDEIENITGIRVEPTFNRKGAEILFIAPSGDVFADPGTYTLMGYLMLFHEIGLDYTFSTYASEGGNFGMFTSHEMMKRLNAKMYAEAKRLGVKWILGGECGHMWRVINQYMDTMNGPADFLEEPVSPITGTKFENARSTKMVHIVEFTADLIRHNKIKLDPSRNDHLKVTFHDSCNPARAMGLFEEPRYILKNVCRNFFEMPENTIREQTFCCGSGSGLNSDEYMEMRMRGGFPRANAVKYVRDKYGVNMLACICAVDRAVFPALMNYWVPGVAVAGVHELVGNALVMTGETARETTLRGEPLPVKGKEENGGE; translated from the coding sequence ATGGCCTCGCTACCGAAACCTGATGAACTACTGGCGATAAATTATAAACCGCCGCGAACGGGGTGGATGGATACCCCGGTAAAATTCAGGCGCGGCACCTACCTTTATGGCGCCAAACCCAAAAATCTGGAAGCCGTCGGCCTCCCCAACCCCCGGGAATGGTCCCCGGAGGACGAGGATTGGAAACTCCCGGAAAACTGGCGGGAAATTATCCTGGAAGGCCTGAGGGAACGGCTGGGGCGGTTCCGTTCCTTACAAATTTTTATGGATGCCTGTGTGCGCTGCGGCGCCTGTGCCGACAAATGCCACTTCTTCATCGGCACCGGGGACCCCAAGAATATGCCGGTCTTGAGGGCCGAACTGCTCCGCTCGGTGTATCGCAAGGATTTTACGACGGCAGGCAAGCTCCTGGGGAAACTCTTCGGAGCCAGGGAACTGACCCTGGACGTCCTGAAGGAATGGTACTACTACTTTTTCCAGTGCACTGAATGCCGCCGTTGTTCAGTTTTTTGCCCTTTCGGCATCGATACGGCGGAAATCACCATGATCGCCAGGGAGCTCCTCAACCTGGTGGGATGTAATATCGACTGGATCGCCGCCCCGGTAGCCAACTGCTACCGGACGGGAAATCACGTCGGCATTGAACCCCACGCTTTTAAAGATATGGTTGAGTTCTGTGTCGACGAAATTGAAAATATCACCGGTATCAGGGTGGAACCGACTTTCAACCGCAAAGGTGCCGAAATCCTCTTCATTGCACCTTCGGGCGACGTTTTCGCCGATCCTGGTACCTATACCCTCATGGGTTACCTGATGCTTTTCCATGAAATCGGCCTTGACTACACCTTCAGCACCTACGCATCTGAGGGTGGCAACTTCGGCATGTTTACTTCCCATGAAATGATGAAAAGGCTCAATGCCAAGATGTATGCCGAGGCAAAACGGCTGGGGGTGAAATGGATCCTGGGCGGCGAATGCGGCCACATGTGGCGGGTCATCAACCAGTACATGGATACCATGAACGGTCCGGCCGATTTCCTGGAGGAACCGGTTTCCCCCATAACCGGAACTAAGTTTGAAAATGCCAGGTCAACCAAGATGGTCCATATCGTGGAATTTACGGCTGACCTTATCAGGCACAACAAAATTAAGCTGGATCCCAGCCGCAATGACCACCTGAAAGTAACCTTTCATGACTCCTGTAACCCGGCCCGGGCCATGGGGCTCTTTGAAGAACCGCGCTATATCCTTAAAAATGTCTGCCGGAATTTCTTTGAGATGCCGGAGAATACCATCCGGGAGCAGACCTTCTGCTGCGGCAGCGGGTCGGGACTCAATTCCGATGAATACATGGAAATGAGGATGCGCGGCGGTTTCCCCCGGGCCAACGCAGTAAAGTATGTGCGGGATAAATACGGCGTCAATATGCTGGCCTGCATCTGTGCCGTTGATCGGGCCGTCTTCCCGGCCCTCATGAACTACTGGGTACCCGGCGTGGCAGTTGCCGGCGTCCACGAGCTGGTCGGCAACGCCCTGGTAATGACAGGGGAAACTGCAAGGGAAACAACCTTGCGCGGGGAACCTTTACCTGTAAAGGGGAAGGAGGAGAACGGCGGTGAATGA
- a CDS encoding FmdB family zinc ribbon protein produces the protein MPIYEFRCLACGKLFEKHFASMHEKVELQCPECQSQSLERVISRVNFITRSGKGEQKPKLTAKSCSPGSNCMTLDIPGPED, from the coding sequence ATGCCTATCTACGAATTTCGTTGCCTGGCGTGCGGGAAACTCTTTGAAAAGCATTTTGCCAGCATGCACGAAAAGGTCGAACTTCAGTGTCCAGAATGCCAATCCCAGTCCCTGGAGAGGGTAATCAGCCGCGTTAACTTTATCACCCGTTCGGGAAAGGGTGAGCAAAAACCAAAGCTCACGGCCAAATCCTGCAGCCCTGGCAGCAACTGTATGACCCTGGATATCCCGGGACCTGAAGATTAA
- the ccsB gene encoding c-type cytochrome biogenesis protein CcsB translates to MEANFNLLTYIFLLAAVILSLITLWRSNRFTSPLAQAALIMSFASLTLALVLRSIAAGRLPFATLYEFVLLFAWGILLFYLISRWMIKSDLLTVLVALLEVIILSYSNTLSSGPRPLMPALQSVWLQFHVLTAIIAYGAFGLSFCLGLIYLLKEKGYDGIGESILPSLAKLDNLLHWSVAVGFPFMTMVLITGAVWAEEVWGRWWGWDPKETWALITWLIYAAYLHARKTYGWRGKRAAIMAIVGFLAVLFTLFGVSLLLPGAHSYV, encoded by the coding sequence ATGGAAGCTAATTTCAATCTTCTAACCTATATTTTTTTGCTGGCGGCCGTAATATTAAGCCTGATCACCTTGTGGCGTTCTAATAGATTTACCTCTCCCCTGGCCCAGGCGGCCCTCATCATGTCCTTTGCTTCCCTGACCCTGGCCCTGGTGCTGCGCAGTATTGCCGCCGGGAGGCTCCCCTTTGCTACTTTATATGAATTTGTCCTCCTATTTGCCTGGGGCATACTCCTGTTTTATCTTATCTCTCGCTGGATGATAAAATCAGACCTGCTAACGGTTCTAGTAGCGCTTCTGGAAGTAATTATCCTTTCCTATAGCAACACCTTATCTTCCGGCCCCAGGCCTCTGATGCCAGCCCTGCAGAGTGTCTGGCTGCAGTTTCATGTTCTTACGGCCATCATTGCTTACGGCGCCTTCGGCCTTTCCTTTTGCCTGGGTCTTATTTACCTGCTTAAAGAAAAGGGATACGATGGCATCGGTGAAAGTATCCTGCCTTCCCTGGCGAAGCTCGATAACCTCCTCCACTGGTCGGTAGCAGTAGGATTCCCCTTTATGACCATGGTTCTCATCACAGGGGCCGTCTGGGCCGAAGAGGTCTGGGGCAGGTGGTGGGGCTGGGACCCCAAGGAAACCTGGGCCTTGATTACCTGGCTGATTTATGCCGCTTATCTCCACGCCCGGAAAACATACGGCTGGCGGGGGAAAAGGGCCGCCATTATGGCCATCGTGGGCTTTCTGGCAGTACTCTTCACCTTGTTTGGCGTCTCACTGCTCCTTCCCGGCGCCCACAGCTATGTCTAG
- a CDS encoding RsbRD N-terminal domain-containing protein: MKDGRNNILPDTHEILTQRKSAILQKWYQRILNSYPAETARFLREEQDPFANPVGTTIYHGLEGLYEEILAKMDAGKVRDYLDSIIRIRAVQDFSPSQAVAFIFQLKHVLKEELAGEIQEKGLSLEGLEARLEELALLAFDIYMQCREQLWEIKVEEIKNRTTRLLQRANLNINLP, from the coding sequence GTGAAAGACGGCAGAAATAATATTTTGCCAGATACCCACGAAATTTTAACCCAAAGGAAAAGCGCCATTTTACAAAAGTGGTATCAAAGAATCCTGAACTCTTACCCCGCGGAAACGGCCCGGTTTTTGCGGGAAGAACAGGATCCTTTCGCCAATCCGGTGGGGACGACAATCTATCATGGACTAGAGGGCCTTTACGAGGAAATCCTTGCAAAGATGGACGCCGGCAAGGTCAGGGACTATCTTGATAGTATTATCAGGATCAGGGCGGTCCAGGACTTTTCTCCTTCTCAGGCCGTCGCCTTTATTTTCCAGTTAAAGCATGTCCTCAAGGAGGAACTGGCCGGTGAAATCCAGGAAAAGGGCCTTTCTTTGGAAGGATTAGAAGCCCGTCTTGAAGAGCTGGCACTCCTTGCCTTCGATATATATATGCAGTGCCGGGAGCAGCTCTGGGAAATCAAGGTCGAGGAGATTAAAAACAGAACCACCAGGTTACTGCAGAGGGCTAATCTGAATATAAATCTTCCGTGA
- a CDS encoding tetratricopeptide repeat protein, which translates to MPEAQDFEAFIAGQKRILAENPGCATALYNLGVSYMQQGKWDEAIAAFEEAIASSGRMFEAYVNLGYIYWQKGELEKVVEANEKAIAIEPRYARGYANLGFAYSQMGRTEEAIAALEKAIELNPRIVQAWNNLANCYLQQGDIDKAIATGHKLLEIAPDFALGHNNLAYAYYLNGDFARAIEHVDRALELGFEVHTEFLKKLQPYRKGESGSHSGQGFRRQ; encoded by the coding sequence ATGCCGGAAGCACAAGACTTTGAAGCCTTTATAGCCGGGCAAAAGCGAATACTGGCGGAAAACCCCGGCTGCGCCACAGCTCTCTACAACCTGGGCGTTTCCTATATGCAGCAAGGGAAATGGGATGAGGCAATTGCAGCCTTTGAAGAAGCTATTGCCAGCAGCGGCCGCATGTTTGAGGCTTATGTAAACCTGGGCTACATCTACTGGCAAAAGGGTGAGCTGGAAAAAGTAGTCGAAGCCAACGAAAAGGCTATCGCCATCGAGCCGCGGTATGCCCGTGGTTATGCCAACCTGGGGTTTGCTTATTCCCAGATGGGCAGGACTGAGGAGGCCATTGCTGCCCTGGAAAAGGCCATAGAGTTGAACCCCAGGATCGTCCAGGCATGGAATAACCTGGCCAATTGTTATCTCCAGCAGGGTGACATAGACAAGGCCATCGCCACCGGCCACAAGTTGCTGGAAATTGCTCCGGATTTTGCCCTGGGGCATAATAATCTTGCCTATGCCTATTATTTAAACGGGGATTTTGCCAGGGCCATTGAACACGTTGACCGGGCCCTTGAACTCGGGTTTGAGGTTCACACGGAATTTCTCAAAAAACTGCAACCCTATCGTAAAGGTGAAAGCGGATCACATTCTGGCCAGGGCTTCAGACGCCAGTAG
- the dsrM gene encoding sulfate reduction electron transfer complex DsrMKJOP subunit DsrM, producing MGMAFSFFGVIVLMLVVYLGAGLAGWHYLFGVIIPYAAIAIFLAGMAYRVIKWARVPVPFRIPTTAGQQKSLPWIKASTFDNPSSTAGVIGRIALEVLFFRSLLRNTRMELHRGPRLAYHWEKWLWLGGLLFHWSFLIIFLRHLRFFTEPVPAFVSWLEAIDGFFRFGLQGLYITDIVILVAVTYLFLRRVVIPQVRYISLPADYLPLFLILGIASTGILMRYFFRVDITAVKELTIGLVTFRPRVPEGIGVLFYIHLFLVCILGAYFPFSKLVHMGGIFLSPTRNLPNDSRARRHINPWNYPVKVHTYEEYEEEFREKMKMAGLPVEKG from the coding sequence ATGGGAATGGCATTTTCCTTTTTTGGTGTCATCGTTCTCATGCTGGTAGTTTATCTCGGTGCGGGATTGGCAGGGTGGCACTACCTGTTTGGGGTTATCATACCCTATGCCGCCATCGCCATATTTTTAGCAGGCATGGCCTACCGGGTCATAAAGTGGGCGCGGGTGCCGGTACCTTTCCGGATACCCACCACTGCCGGGCAACAGAAATCCCTGCCCTGGATTAAGGCGAGCACATTTGACAACCCTTCCAGCACTGCCGGTGTGATAGGCAGAATTGCCCTGGAAGTATTGTTCTTCCGCTCTCTGTTGCGAAATACCAGGATGGAATTACACCGGGGTCCCCGGCTGGCCTATCATTGGGAAAAGTGGCTCTGGTTGGGGGGGCTGCTGTTTCACTGGTCCTTCCTGATTATTTTCCTCCGCCACCTGCGCTTTTTTACCGAGCCGGTGCCGGCCTTTGTTTCCTGGCTGGAAGCCATCGACGGCTTTTTCCGCTTCGGCCTGCAGGGGCTTTATATAACTGATATAGTTATTTTAGTTGCTGTGACTTATCTCTTTCTCAGGCGGGTGGTTATTCCCCAAGTGCGCTATATCTCCCTCCCTGCCGACTACCTCCCCCTCTTTTTGATCCTGGGAATAGCTAGCACAGGCATTCTCATGCGCTATTTTTTCAGGGTAGACATTACGGCAGTTAAGGAATTGACTATCGGGCTGGTGACCTTCAGACCCAGGGTCCCGGAAGGAATTGGCGTTCTTTTCTACATCCACTTATTTCTCGTGTGCATCCTGGGTGCCTATTTCCCCTTCAGCAAGCTGGTACACATGGGTGGAATTTTCCTCAGCCCTACCCGCAACCTGCCCAACGATAGCCGCGCCAGGAGGCATATCAACCCCTGGAATTACCCGGTCAAGGTTCACACCTATGAAGAGTACGAAGAAGAGTTCAGGGAAAAAATGAAAATGGCCGGCCTGCCGGTAGAAAAGGGTTAG
- a CDS encoding lytic transglycosylase domain-containing protein, protein MPGRKETGMDISTIAPLIGAWAKMQATAAGNTGSLKDSFNILFYLMLLAQLEEGQSPAVGVPPHNSRHGERSSPASGFKDLISRVAARYNLPAALLQGVVAVESGFNPQAVSPAGAMGLMQLMPATARALGVTDPFNPEANLDGGARYLRQLLDRFQGDLTLALAAYNAGPGAVKRYGGVPPYRETQAYIQKVLAAARRFEGLA, encoded by the coding sequence GTGCCGGGTAGAAAGGAGACAGGTATGGATATCAGTACCATAGCGCCGCTGATTGGCGCCTGGGCGAAAATGCAGGCCACTGCGGCAGGTAATACCGGGAGCCTTAAGGATAGCTTCAACATACTTTTTTATCTGATGCTCCTGGCGCAACTGGAAGAGGGACAATCACCGGCAGTAGGGGTACCCCCCCATAACTCTCGTCATGGGGAGCGCAGCTCGCCAGCGTCTGGCTTTAAGGACCTCATCAGCCGGGTGGCGGCCAGGTACAACCTGCCGGCAGCCTTGCTCCAGGGGGTAGTGGCGGTGGAGTCCGGCTTTAATCCCCAGGCGGTATCACCGGCCGGAGCCATGGGGCTCATGCAGCTCATGCCGGCGACAGCCAGGGCCCTGGGGGTGACAGATCCATTCAATCCGGAAGCCAACCTGGACGGCGGCGCCAGGTACTTAAGGCAGCTGCTGGACCGTTTTCAGGGAGATCTTACCCTTGCCCTGGCAGCCTACAACGCCGGCCCCGGCGCCGTTAAACGCTACGGCGGCGTTCCCCCTTACCGGGAAACGCAGGCCTATATCCAGAAGGTTCTGGCCGCCGCCCGCAGGTTTGAAGGCCTGGCCTGA
- a CDS encoding dissimilatory sulfite reductase D family protein — protein sequence MEEIKKAILEYAETSKKSKFYFKDLEKAVQAKIPDAKMRDIKKAATELVNEEKLIYFSTGSTTMYGLKGRGITEEQ from the coding sequence ATGGAAGAGATCAAAAAGGCCATTCTCGAATATGCCGAGACCAGTAAAAAGAGCAAGTTTTATTTCAAGGATCTGGAAAAGGCCGTCCAGGCCAAGATCCCGGACGCTAAAATGAGGGACATTAAAAAGGCCGCTACAGAACTGGTTAACGAAGAAAAATTGATCTACTTCTCGACCGGTAGCACCACCATGTATGGTTTAAAGGGAAGGGGCATAACTGAAGAACAGTAA
- the dsrJ gene encoding sulfate reduction electron transfer complex DsrMKJOP subunit DsrJ, with the protein MNDSRYIFTGLIVFIVLMTFPFWANAGKEAPAPAPSLDTTVIQELPEKQCVEGTEYMRANHMKLLDDWRTQVVRDGKRIYVADNGKEYEMSLEKTCLQCHANKAQFCDQCHTYLDVQPDCWTCHIEPKESK; encoded by the coding sequence GTGAATGATTCCCGTTACATTTTTACCGGTCTGATTGTGTTTATAGTTTTGATGACCTTCCCCTTCTGGGCCAATGCAGGCAAAGAGGCCCCGGCACCGGCCCCCAGCCTGGACACAACGGTCATCCAGGAGTTACCGGAGAAGCAGTGTGTGGAAGGGACGGAATACATGCGGGCCAATCACATGAAGTTGCTGGACGACTGGCGCACCCAGGTTGTGCGGGACGGCAAAAGGATTTACGTGGCTGACAACGGCAAGGAGTACGAGATGAGCCTGGAGAAGACCTGCCTGCAATGCCATGCCAATAAGGCCCAGTTTTGCGACCAGTGCCATACTTACCTGGATGTGCAACCCGACTGCTGGACCTGTCATATCGAGCCAAAGGAGAGTAAGTGA